The following are encoded in a window of Acidicapsa ligni genomic DNA:
- the tdh gene encoding L-threonine 3-dehydrogenase yields MKALVKSQAAQGLWLEDIPEPSIGINDVLIRVRYAGICGTDVHIYQWDDWAQKTINVPMAIGHEFVGEVVEVGANVNDFYPGDIVSGEGHVVCGRCRNCMAGRRHLCANTQGVGVNRPGAFAKYISLPMTNIWRHHPGISQEIAAIFDPFGNAVHTALSFPVLGEDVLITGAGPIGIMAIPVVRHAGARHIVVTDMNPYRLDLARKMGATLAINPSETSLKDVQQQLGMLEGFDVGLEMSGNGLALEDMIANMSHGGKIAILGIPAKELPMDWRQVIFNMITIKGIYGREMYDTWYKMSVMIESGLDISPVITHRYAFEDYEKGFAAMISGQTGKVVLDLTNL; encoded by the coding sequence ATGAAGGCACTGGTAAAGAGCCAGGCAGCGCAGGGATTATGGCTGGAAGATATTCCGGAGCCAAGTATTGGGATTAACGATGTGCTGATTCGCGTGCGCTATGCGGGCATCTGCGGCACGGACGTACATATTTATCAGTGGGATGACTGGGCGCAGAAAACCATCAATGTGCCGATGGCTATCGGTCATGAATTTGTCGGCGAGGTGGTTGAGGTCGGGGCGAACGTGAACGACTTCTACCCTGGCGACATCGTGAGCGGTGAGGGTCATGTCGTCTGCGGACGCTGCCGTAATTGCATGGCTGGACGCAGGCATCTCTGCGCGAATACGCAGGGCGTGGGTGTCAATCGCCCCGGCGCATTTGCCAAATATATTTCTTTACCGATGACCAATATCTGGCGGCATCATCCGGGCATCAGCCAGGAGATTGCGGCGATCTTCGATCCGTTTGGCAATGCGGTTCACACGGCGCTTTCTTTCCCTGTGCTTGGCGAAGATGTGCTGATCACCGGTGCTGGGCCGATTGGAATCATGGCGATTCCTGTCGTTCGTCATGCGGGCGCGCGGCATATTGTGGTTACCGATATGAATCCTTACCGACTTGACCTGGCTCGCAAAATGGGCGCAACGCTGGCGATCAATCCGAGTGAGACTTCGCTCAAGGATGTGCAGCAGCAGCTTGGAATGCTTGAGGGCTTTGATGTAGGCCTTGAGATGTCTGGCAACGGACTGGCGCTTGAAGACATGATCGCGAATATGAGCCACGGCGGCAAGATTGCGATCCTCGGCATACCAGCTAAGGAACTGCCGATGGATTGGCGTCAGGTGATCTTTAACATGATCACCATCAAGGGAATCTATGGCCGTGAGATGTATGACACGTGGTACAAGATGTCGGTGATGATTGAGTCAGGGCTGGACATTTCTCCTGTGATTACGCATCGATATGCGTTCGAGGATTATGAAAAGGGCTTCGCTGCGATGATTTCAGGTCAGACGGGCAAGGTTGTGCTGGATCTCACGAATCTTTGA